In Quercus robur chromosome 10, dhQueRobu3.1, whole genome shotgun sequence, a genomic segment contains:
- the LOC126703629 gene encoding endochitinase EP3-like, with protein MVALSVKKNLLTLVLVGILAGFVPGYVKGQNCGCAANLCCSQFGYCGTGNDYCGPGCKEGPCTSGSPTTPTTPTTNGGSVADIVTQDFFNGIINQADASCAGKNFYTRAGFLDALNSYNQFGNLGSADDSKREIAAFFAHVTHETGHFCYIEEINGASQDYCDESNTQYPCNPNKKYFGRGPLQLTWNYNYGAAGTSLGIDLLNSPETVATDVTVSFKTALWFWMTNVRPVVSQGFGATIRAINGAIECNGGNSGAVQARVQYYTQYCNQLGVAPGDNLTC; from the exons ATGGTCGCACTTAGTGTGAAAAAGAATCTACTAACCCTTGTTCTAGTCGGAATCCTAGCCGGATTTGTGCCTGGATATGTGAAGGGTCAAAATTGTGGTTGTGCAGCAAACCTATGTTGCAGCCAATTCGGCTATTGTGGCACCGGCAATGACTACTGTGGCCCGGGCTGCAAAGAAGGTCCTTGTACTTCTGGATCACCTACTACACCTACTACACCTACTACTAATGGTGGTTCTGTAGCTGATATTGTGACGCAAGATTTCTTTAATGGGATAATTAATCAGGCTGATGCAAGCTGTGCAGGAAAGAACTTCTACACAAGAGCAGGTTTTCTTGATGCTCTCAATTCGTATAATCAATTTGGAAATCTCGGTTCTGCAGATGATTCCAAGCGTGAAATTGCAGCTTTCTTTGCTCATGTTACTCATGAGACTGGAC ATTTTTGCTACATAGAGGAGATCAATGGTGCCTCACAAGACTACTGTGACGAGAGCAACACACAGTATCCATGCAACCCTAACAAAAAATACTTTGGCCGTGGACCACTTCAGCTAACATGGAATTACAATTACGGGGCAGCTGGAACTAGCCTTGGAATCGACTTATTAAACTCTCCTGAAACTGTTGCTACAGACGTGACTGTTTCTTTTAAGACCGCCTTGTGGTTTTGGATGACCAATGTTCGTCCAGTTGTAAGCCAAGGTTTTGGTGCAACCATTCGAGCCATCAATGGTGCCATTGAATGCAATGGTGGAAACTCCGGTGCTGTCCAAGCCCGTGTCCAGTACTACACTCAATATTGTAACCAACTTGGTGTTGCTCCAGGCGATAATCTCACTTGCTAG